ACATATCTCTAAAATGGGCAAAAGGTTCAAAGGTAGAGGATGAGGCGGCAGCAAGTGAAACACAAAAATCTGTTGTACTGCAAATTATCAAGATGTTTTTAGGAATAGTTCTTGTAATAGGGTCTTCTAAAATACTTATTCCATCTGTTGAAATAACAGCTATAAGAATAGGTATACCTCAAAGTATTATAGCTGCTACTCTAATTGCTTTTGGGACTAGCCTTCCTGAGCTTATCACTGCTATAACTTCTGTTAGAAAAGGTCATGGTGAGTTGGCGGTAGGAAACATTGTAGGTGCTGACATTTTAAATGTTTTATTTGTAGTTGGAAGTTCAGCTTCTGTTACAAGAGGAGGACTTTTAGTTCCCCAAAACTTTTATAAAATACAGATACCTGCCATGCTCATGATACTTATATGTTTTAGATGTTTTTGTAAAAATAAAGGTGGGGATGTTATTAGTAAAAGAGAAGGTTTATGCCTTACATGTATTTATGCAGTGTATGTATTGTTATCATATGTTTGGATATAATATTTTGTTAGTATCCCAGAAAAAGTATTACATTACTTGAATTATGAAATTTCTCTGTAATGACTTGCATAAGAAGCAAAGGAACTATTCAAATTTATTGTTCCGAGCTCTTATGCAAGTCATGGTGGAGAAATTCCATAATTAAACCACATTGTTCTTTTTGTGGTTTAATCAGAATTGATTATTATCTCTAAATATGTATATTTTTGTATTTATTTTTAAAAATGTACATCCTTTTGTCTGCAGTGTTTAGCAAATCATTGATGTGCTGTCCATCTTTATTAAATGTGGATATACCATAACTAAAAGAATATTTTAACTTGTTACCTTCAAAATAAGTATGTTTATTTTGAAGGTTATTTAAAAGTTTATCTAATTTATTTATTAAATGTTTCTTACTACAATTGAAGAAAAGGCCTGCAAATTCGTCACCGCCAAATCTAGCCAATATGTCGTCTTCTTCTAGAATAGTTGAACATTCCTTAGCAAAATTCTTAATTATAGAGTCTCCTGCTAAATGTCCAAAAGTGTCATTTATATGTTTAAGATTATTTAAATCAAATATTACCAAATTAAATTCGCGTTTACTTACTAACGCTTTATGGTGAATATCTTTAAGCAATTTATAAAAATAACTTTTATTATAAATTCCTGTTAAGCAATCATGACTAGAAAAATAAATTTTTTCCTGATAAAGCAAACAATTGGATATAGCTATTTCCACATTAGTTTTTATAAATTCCATAATCTTAATATCATCTAAATCAAATGCATTAACTTCAGTTGAATCCACATTTACAACTCCAAAAAAATTATTGTCTACATATATAGGGGCTGTAATAGTTGATCTTACCGATTTAGAATCCTCATAATTAGTTTCAATAGGATATAATTTAATGTTTGGATCATTAGTATTATCAATTTTTACAATTCTATCTAATTTTCCATTGGTTTTTTGATAAAGAAAAGATTCACTTATTAATATTTTAAAATTATTTATAGAACTATCTTTAAAACCTACGTGGGAAACTGTTTTTAAATTTTCTCCTTGCTTAATCATAATGGAACCTAATTTAGCATGATTTATTGATTTTATAGCATTTTTTAAAATTAGTTCATATATATAGTCTATATTATAAGCATCTATAATGGAGTGGCTTATTTCAATCATCAATGAACTTACCCTTAAAACTTTGGATAAATGTGCTTCCATTTTCTTTTTATGTGTAATATCTATTAAATTAGCTAATATATATATTTCAGATTCATAACTAATTAGAGTGATTTCATAATCAACCCAAATAATGCTATTATCTTTTGTTATTATTTTTAGCTCGTGTTTAATTATGTCATTTTTTTCTTTAAATTCATTTATTATATTTTTAATAGATATTTTTTTTGGTTCTTCAATTATACTAGAGTTTAAAATAGTTTTTCTAAGTTCATCCAAAGAATATCCTAGCATTTTTTGAAGTTTATAATTTATATATAAAACTTTTTTATCATTTAGTATTATAGTGGGTAATGGAATTATGTTTTCTAGATTTTTTAAGTCATTTTTTGTTATGATTTGGATATTTGATTTATTTTTCAATTATATCACCTTAATCTGATAAATATTTAATGTATATACAAGATTAACCCACAATAAGGTACAATGTGGTGGAATTATGAAATTTCTCCTCCATGACTTGCATAAAAGCTCGGAACAATAAATTTAATTTAAGAAATTCTAATCTTTTAGCCCTATAAAATTATCTAACGCTCACATTCAGCGTCCTGCCTCAGGTTCGCTAGCCTGGCGTCCTTTTAAGGCTTACGATAATCTTATCTGTCTAAAAGAAGAATTTCTAAAATTAAATTTAAACAGTTCCTTCGCTTCTTATGCAAGTCATTCCAGAAAAATTTCATAGTTCAAGTAATATAATGCTTATTGTGGGTTAATCATATACAAGAGTTTAGATAATTAGAATACGAACATAAAAATTGTATCATTAATAAATATTCGACAAAAATATTTATTATCCTTTGTAAAAATTGAAGAATATAGGTTTGAAAATAATTTATATATGGTTTACTAGTACAAATAAGTAACTTGACAAAATAATTGAATTTGTTAAAATGAAATTAGCACTCAACAAGTTTAAGTGCTAACAAAATGCGTTAAAAGGCATGTGCCTTTCACATTTCTAATAATTTAAACTATGATGAAAGGAAATGATAAAATGTCTACAAAACAATTTAAAGCAGAGTCAAAGAGATTACTTGACTTAATGATTAACTCAATTTACACAAATAAAGAAATATTCTTAAGGGAACTTATATCAAATGCTAGTGATGCAATAGATAAGAGATATTATCGCTCACTTACTGATAAAAATATAAGTTTTAATAAGGATGATTTTTACATAAGAATTTCTGCGGACAAAGAAAATAGAATTCTTACAATTACTGATACTGGTATAGGAATGACATCAGAAGAACTTGAGAATAATCTTGGAACTATTGCAAAAAGTGGATCTTTTGCTTTTAAAAATGAAATGGAAGCAAAAGAAGGAGTGGATATTATAGGTCAGTTTGGAGTTGGATTTTATTCTGCATTTATGGTATCCGATTCAATCACTGTAAAAAGCCGCTCCCTTGATTGTAATGAGGCATATAAATGGGAATCAAAGGGTGTAGAAGGTTACGAAATTGAAAAGTGTGATAAAGATGAAGTAGGAACTGAAATAGTATTAAAAATAAAAGAAAATACAGAAGATGAAAAATACGATGAGTTTTTAGAGGAGTATAATATACAATCTTTAGTTAAAAAATATTCCGATTTTATAAAATATCCAATTAAAATGATGGTGAAGAAGAGCAAGTTAAAAGAAGGCAGCGAAAATGAATATGAAGATTATTTTGAAGATGATACTTTAAATAGTATGATTCCAATTTGGAGAAAAAGTAAAAATGAAGTAACCAATGAAGATTACGAAAGATTCTATATGGATAAGCACTTTGGATATGAAAAACCTCTAAAATCAATTATTTCAACTGTTGAGGGTGCAGTAACTTATACAACTTTATTATTTATACCAGCTAGAGCACCTTATGATTTTTATACAAAGGATTTTGAAAAAGGCTTAGAGCTTTACTCCAACGGTGTATTAATAATGGAAAAATGTGCAGACTTATTGCCAGATTACTTTAGCTTTGTTCAAGGACTAGTTGATTCAGCGGATCTTTCTCTTAATATTTCAAGGGAACTTTTACAGCATGATAGACAGCTTAAACTTATTGCAAAAAAAATAAAGGATAAAATAAAGAGTGAACTTTTATTAATGCTTAAAAATGATCGTGAAAAATATATTGAGTTCTACAATAGCTTTGGAAAACAATTGAAATTTGGTGTATATTCTGAGTTTGGAGCTAATAAAGATGTACTTCAGGATTTACTTATGTTCTATTCATCTACCGAGAAAAAACTTGTTACCCTTGATGAATACATTTCTCGTATGAAAGAAGATCAAAAATATATATACTATGCACCGGGAGAAAATATAGATAAGATAGATAAATTACCTCAAACTGAAGCTGTAAAAGACAAGGGCTATGAAATATTGTATTTCTCTGATGAGGTAGACGAATTTGCCATTAAGATGCTTATGAAATATAAAGAGAAGGAATTTATATCTGTTTATAGTAAGGATTTAGGTATTGAGTCTGATGAAAAGGAAGAGCAAAAGGAAACAGACGAAAATAAAGAATTATTTAAATTTATGCAGGAAGTTTTAGAGGGTAAAGTAAAAGAAGTTAAAGCATCAAAAAGATTAAAGAGCCATCCAGTTTGCCTTACTAATGCTGGAGATATTTCAATTGAAATGGAAAAAGTTCTTAATATGATGCCAGACAATCAGAATATAAAGGCTGATAAAATATTAGAAATCAATACAAATCATGAAATGTTCATTGCTATTAAAAATGCATTCAAAGAAGATAAAGATAAATTAAAAATGATTTCAAATTTATTATATAACCAAGCCTTATTGATTGAAGGAATTTCCATAGAAGATCCTGTACAATTTGCTAATGATGTATGTAAATTGATTAAATAGTTTTATAAGAAAAATATATTAACTTGTATAAAGTCTCCAAAAATTGAATTTTCAATATTTTGGAGACTCTTTCATTACTTAAATATAGATGAATTCTGTAAAGTTTAATATAATTTGTTTGGAGATGATTTAAATGAAGTTTAATTTAATAGATGAAAATAAATGGAATAGGAAACCATATTTTAATCAGTATATGAATAATGTTAGATGTACTTATAGCATTACAGCTAATATAGATATTACAAATTTACTTAATAAGTTAAAAGACAATAAAATAAAGCTATATCCTACTTTGATTTATATGGCTTCAAAAGTAATAAATGCACATAAGGAATTTCGTACTTGTTTTGATGAAAATGGTAATCTTGGATATTGGGAAAGCATGAGTCCTTGTTTTACATTCTTCCATAAGGACGATGAAACATTTAGCAATATATGGACCGACTACTCTGATGATTTTGCAGAATTCTACAATAATTATATTGATGATATAAGAAAATACGGGAATGTAAAAGGTTTTGAAGCGAAGGATCAGGAACCTAAAAATACTTTTCCAGTTTCATGTATTCCATGGACTAGTTTTACAGGGTTCAATTTAAATATTTATACAGATGGTACCTATCTTTTACCAATTATTACTTTTGGAAAATACTTTAATCAAGAAGGAAAAATATTGTTACCAATATCATTACAGGTTCATCATGCTGTTTGTGATGGATATCATGCAAGCAGATTTTTTAATGAGTTGCAATTATTATCCGAAAATTATAGTCAGTGGTTATTGAATAAATAGTGAATTTTAGAACTTTCAGTGAATGCTTTCGTAGGAGATGAAATAAAAAAAAATGCAGTAAAGACAATTCCAGTAAACTTTTCATGGGACATGGGATATGTAGTATAATTATACAAGGTGATAAAAATGCAGATTAATAGATTATTTGAAATCGTATATATACTTTTGAATAGAGAAAAGGTGACAGCTAAAGAATTGTCAGAGAAATTTGAAGTATCGCAGAGGACAATCTACCGAGATATAGAAAGTTTGTGTCAATCGGGTATTCCAATTTATACCGATAGAGGTAAAGGTGGGGGAATCAGTTTACTTGATAATTTTATCTTAAATAAATCGGTACTTTCATCACAAGAACAAAAAGAAATTTTGTGTGCTTTACAGGGGTTAAATGCTGTAAATTATCCTGATATTCATAATGTACTTTCAAAATTAAGTGCATTATTTGGTACCAATAATCCTAATTGGGTAGAAGTTGATTTTTCAGATTGGAGCCATGTACAAAAGGATAGGTTTATTTTAATTAAAACGTCTGTTGTAAATAAAAAAGTAATTTGCTTTGATTATTACAGCAGTTATGGAGAAAAAACTTATAGGATTGTGGAGCCGCTTCAATTGTGGTTTAAGGATAAGACATGGTATTTAAAAGCATTCTGTCGTTCAAAGCAAAGTATGAGAATATTTAAGTTAACACGTATGAAAAATTTGAAGACAACTGATGAGTTATTTGAAAGAACTCTACCTAAGGAAAATCCATCTATTCTAAATAATATACCTATTCCAAATGTAGTCACATTAAAATTGAAGATAGATGCTTCACAGGCTTATCGTGTCTATGATGAGTTTGATGAAAGTGAAATTTATAAAAATGAAGATGGCAGCTTTGTAGTTAAAGTTTCTTATCCAGAGGATGAATGGGTATATGGGTATATTCTTTCCTTTGGATATTTTGTGGAGGTTTTGGAACCTGGTTACATACGGAAAATTATAAAAAATAGATTAGAGAAAACTTTAAAATTATATTCTTAATATGACATGTAGTTGTCATATTATACTTGATACAATGATGTCATAGCAAAGCTAAATATGAATTAGGAGGGAGTATTATGGAGAATATGAAATTTTGTCAGAGTTGTGGAATGCCTATGGGAGAAAATCAGCAGCTATATGGGACAAATAAGGATGGAAGTGAAAATACTGATTACTGTGTGTACTGTTTTAAGGACGGAGAATTTACAGCCAATGTAAGCATGGAAGAAATGATTGAGTTTTGCGTTCCTCATATGGTAGCTGGTAATGAGGGAATGACAGAAGAAATTGCAAGACAAAAGATGAAAGAATTCTTCCCAATGCTAAGGCGCTGGCAAACTAAATAAGAACTTTTCCTAGAATATATTGACAAAATATATAATATTGTATAATATGAATAATATATATGCCTATAAGGTGCAGGAGGAATATCTTATGAATATAATCCATGTACCAGCTATGAATATAGGGATTTGCTTCGCATAGAGACCATAAGTGAAAAGGTGATGCTTTATTCGGAGCTAAATGTTTGTATGTCACCGCTGGAAAAGTAGAACAAAAAATATGATAGAAGTTATAGTTATTTAAAATTAGCTTTGTTAAAAGTTTTTTTGTTGTGCAAAAATTTCAGCGAGGATGTATGTGTTAAGGAGATTTTATAGTATTTAACTATTTGTATAAAGAAATTAAAACATGAGTTTCTTTTTACTTAGTTTTTAACTAGTGAAAATTTTGCCACGGATAAAGTATCGTTATCCGTGGCTTTTATTATGAAGTTTAGCTGGTGTGGGCATCAAATAAATTTTTAATTAAAGACCATGGGTATTTTAAATACTGATGGTCTTTTTCTATGCCTAAAATAGAAAATAGCAAGTAAAATATGGCCTTGTTTAATCAAACAAGGGGTAATTAAAAGGAGGAGTTAAAATGAGTTTACTCACACTAGAAAATATTTGTAAAGAATACAGAAATCAAAATTTATTAAAAGGGGTATCTTTAAGAATTGCAAGGGGAGAAAGAGTGGCATTAGTGGGACCTAATGGATCGGGGAAAAGTACTTTGATTAAAATAGCTTTAGGTATTGAGAAGGCTGATAATGGAAAAGTAATTAAATCAAAGACAACTAGGGTAGGATATCTATCTCAAGACATGATAGAATTGAATGATATTAAAGAAGATACAGCCCTGTGTGTACAAGAAGTAATAGCTTTAGAAGAAAAACTTAAAGAATTAGAAACAGCTATGCTAGAGTTGCAGGATACTAAGGATAAAAAAAGGTATGAAGCTATTTTGAAAAAATATTCTAATACTTTAAATAAATTTGAAGCTATGGATGGATACGTTATAGAAAATAAAATTATGAAGATACTTTTAGGATTAGGACTAAAGAAACAGGTGTTGAAACTTCCTATAAGCAAACTCAGTGGCGGGGAAAAGATGAGGGTTATTCTTGCTAGAATATTAATTAATGAGCCAGACCTTATTATATTAGATGAGCCTACCAACCACTTAGATATTAAAACCATTGAATGGTTAGAGGGTTTTTTAAAGAAATTTAATGGGGGAGTACTAATGGTATCCCATGACAGATATTTTTTAGATGAGGCTGCCACAAGAATTGCTGAACTTAATAATGGTACTATTTGTGAGAGAAGTTGCAGTTATAGTAAATTTATTGAAGAAAAGCAGCGAATGAGGGAATATTACAGATGGGAACAAAAAGGATTAGAACTTAAAGTAAAAAGGGAAAAAAAGATTATAGAAGAACTTAAATCTCACAGAAAAATTACAGCTTTTAAAAGTAGAGAAAAAAGACTTGATGCTTTTATAGAAGAAAGAAAAATGCAACAAGAAAATTTAAAATATTATAATCATTTAAAGAAGGATAATAGGCCTAAGATAGAATTTAAAGATGTAGATCACGCAAGTCATCATATTGCTTGGACAATAAATTTAAATAAATCCTTTGGAAATTTGACTCTTATAAAAGATGGTAATTTCAATATATATGGAGGAGAGTCAGTGGGAATTATAGGGGACAATGGTTGTGGAAAAACTACTCTTTTAAATATTTTATTAGGGAAAGATAGAGATTTCAAAGGTGAAGCAGCTATAGGTTCTTGGGTTAAGTATAGCTATTTAGGTCAAGAGGTTAATTTTGAAAATGAAGATTTATCAATTTTACAAGAAATTATGAGTGTAAAGGAAATGAATGAAAAAGAAGCTAGACTTTATTTAAATAAATTTCAATTTTATGGAGATGAAGTTAATAAAATTTTGAGGGTTTTAAGTGGAGGAGAGAAAGTTAGACTTCATTTTGCCAAGATGATTCTTCAAAATCCTCATTGCCTTATTATGGATGAACCTACAAATCACTTGGATTTAGAAGCTAGAGAATCTATAGAAGAAGCTCTTAAAGAATACAAAGGAACTGTAGTTGCAGTTTCTCACGACAGATATTTTTTAAATAAATCCATAAATAAGATTATTGAAATTAGCGATGGAAATATATCTACTTTTTATGGAAATTATGATTCATATAAAGTGGAGAAGAAAAAAATTCAAGAAGGAAAGCAGAGTAAAAAGAACAATATTAAAAATTTAAAAGTTAAGGAGCCGAAAAAGTCCAATGGAACTAAGGAAAAAAATCTAAATAAAAACAAAGAAGAAAATTATAAGGAAATAGAAAATAAAATAATTTATTTGGAAGCTGAAATTAAAGCTTTAGAAGAAAGTTTTAATGAAAACACTGAATATAAAGTATACACAAAATATGAAAGAATGACAAAAGAAGTAGAGCGGTTGTACGAAATGTTAGTATAATGTATTTTAAATCTTTAATATTGATGCTATAATTGGTTATATAGTTAAATTTTACCGAAAGAGGATTAGTGATAAATAGAATCAATATCTTAGTAAGTAATATTAATTAGAAAGATTATTTGATGATTGGTAGTAAGGGGTATTTATGGGGGATTTTTGTATTTCTAATTTAGTTGTTTTTTTAATACTAATTGTTATTTGGGTAATTTACAGAATAGTAGTAGTAAAAAGAAAAAAATTAAACCTAAAAAGGGAGATTGCTTTAAATGTATTTTGGGTTTATTTCTTGGCAGTTGTATATTTTACGTTTCTTAGGGGTGGTGGTTTGTTCGTATCTTTAAATAATTCGAGATATATGAATTTGATTCCTTTAAAAGAGACAGCTATTATGTTTAAGCAAAATGTTGGAATTAAAATCCCATTATATAATGTTATAGGAAATATATTATTATTTGTACCACTTGGATTTTTTATTCCAATGCTTTTTAAAAAATGTAATAATGTTAAGAAAGTTTTACTTTATGGATTTACTGCATCCTTATCTATAGAAGTTCTTCAATATTTTACAGCTATGACTTTCTCAGATATTGATGATGTGATTTTTAACACTCTAGGGACATTACTGGGATTAATGTGCTACAGAATTTTTGTTAGTATTATAAGGAAAGTAAAACTAGAAAATTTTTTAATAAATTTACAGGATAGAGAAAATAGTAATTTAATAAAATTAGCAATAAAACCTCTTGGAACTATGTTTATATGCTGCTTAATATTAACATTTTCAATAATATATCTAAATACCTATTCAGAAAAATTGACTAATGAAGAGTTATCAGTAAAGGCTTTTGCTGATAGTGGTAACAGTAAATTTGTTTCCTTTAAAGAATTTGATAAATATAAATTTTTCTTGCAAGATGAAGGGGATTATGTTCATTTATGTGTCATGGAAAAAGTTTTAAATAATAGATATAAAATAAGTGAGCAGAAACAGGGTAATGAGCTTAATGGTGATAATGATAAATCTGGTTATGGAGTAACGATTCTTGAAAATCATAATAAAAAAGAATTGACGGCTGTGGTGTATGGAAAAAACAATAATTCAGATAGCATTTCAATAAATTTATATGGCAGAGAGTATAAGGAAAAGTTAAAGTCTAAGAAATTTTTTATAATAGTATATCCACACTATGAAAAATTCCGTGAGAATACAGATATATATAAGATTTATGGAGATGAAGAAAGTCAGGATTTGAAAATAAAATTTATTGATAAGGATGGAAATATCAATAGTGATATGAAGCATTGTAGATAATTATATTTGTAAATAAAACCCAATAGCTAATAAAATATTCAACTTTCGCAGTTATAAAGTAGAAATTAAAAATTGAAGAATAAAACTCCAGAACAATAAAACTCTATTAGGAGTTTTTGATAAAATATAGAATTATTTATATATTTTGTAGCTTAGAAATTATGTGTGAAGGTTAGTATAGTTTAGTATGTTATAATAAGATAAATTACTGATTTGATTGGGGGACGATACCATGTATTTCAATGAAAAAGGAAAAGCAAATACTGAAAAATGTGTAGAACTTGCAATTAAGGAAGCAAGAAATAGACATATAAAGCATATTGTTGTAGCTACTAATAGTGGATATACGGGCAAGCTATTTAAGGAAGCTAAAGATTTAAACATTGTTTGTGTTACTCATTCTTATGGTTCTAAAAAGCCTGGGGAAAATATTATACTTGGTGAAACAGTAGAAAAGCTTAAGAGTTTAGGGATTAAGGTGCTAACAACTACTCATGTGCTAAGTGGTGCAGAAAGAGGCATAAGTAAAAAATTTGGTGGAGTAAGTCCTGTGGAGATTATGGCTCATACTTTAAGAATGTTTGGACAAGGAACCAAAGTTTGTGTAGAAGTAAGTGTTATGGCTTTAGATGCGGGATTTATACCTTACGGAGAGGAAATAATTGCGGTTGGAGGAAGTGCAGAGGGCGCTGATACTGCTGTGGTTATAAGTCCAGCTCATGCAAATAACATATTGGATACTAAGATAAATGAGATAATATGTAAACCTAAAAATTTCTAGAGAAGTATGTTTATAAAAATTTGATAAAAACAAGAATACTAAATATGTTTTTATGATTTATATTTTTAAAACATTATTTATGAACTAGTAGACTATATTGTTGAATAGATAATTTTATTCAATAATATAGTCTATTTTAATTATTTAACAATGTTCATTTATAAATTATTCAACCAATTTGTAATAAAATTTTAAATAGCTATTTAAGAATATTTGATTTTTACATAATTTTTTAAAAATTTTTAAAAAAAATATTGACATGAAAACGTATTAAATATATTATAATGTTATAACATTATAATATTTGATTAATAAATAATAGAATTTGTTTAATACTAAAATTAATTGGAATTAAAATTAAAAGGGAGGGTGAACAGTGAAAAATATTATTCTTGTAAGTCATGGAACTATGGCTAAAGGTGTATATCAGGCAGTTAATATGATTTATGGAGATCTTAAAAATATTAAATTCTTATGTTTAGAAGAAAATATGGGAATTGATCTGTTTAGAAAAAATTTAGATAAACTTATGGATGGCGTAAAGGATTCTGATGAAATTATTGTACTTGCAGATTTAAAAGGAGGTTCACCTTACACATCAGCGTTAACATTATTATCAGAAAAAGGCTTGATTGGAAAATCAAAAATAGTATCAGGGTTAAATTTACCTATGATTTTATCAGCTTTATTCTTTGATGATGAACTAGGTGATGATGGCGTAGATGAAATTATGAAGTCCGCTAAAGAAGGTATCATAAAATTTGAAATGGAAGAAAGTGAAAATGAAGATTTATAGGAGGAATAAACTATGGCAATTAGCTTTATAAGAATAGATGATAGAA
The DNA window shown above is from Haloimpatiens massiliensis and carries:
- a CDS encoding PTS sugar transporter subunit IIA, producing the protein MKNIILVSHGTMAKGVYQAVNMIYGDLKNIKFLCLEENMGIDLFRKNLDKLMDGVKDSDEIIVLADLKGGSPYTSALTLLSEKGLIGKSKIVSGLNLPMILSALFFDDELGDDGVDEIMKSAKEGIIKFEMEESENEDL